A genomic stretch from Glaciecola nitratireducens FR1064 includes:
- a CDS encoding TonB-dependent receptor yields the protein MTSLPKPLTFLSLSVLSTFAISIQAQTLSGVVLDKSGQALDEGRVQIMGTNISTPILADGRFIFDNVKPGNVEIHVASSKHIHSKTELTIPELGLFDVEIVVANSSIEIFDVTASAFHASTIESAAPVSVIAGDELRKKQASTLGDTLKNEVGVHSTFYGSVASSPIIRGLDGPRVLVTQNGLDSGDASRVSPDHVVATDTSTATQIEVLRGPATLFYGSGAIGGVVNVVDQRIPDNNDWEGEVSTDRNTNNSEETFSGFIKGGKDNIAFNVQGYYRDADDYRIPGYAENEEAHSEDEGEEAHSEHEGEKKGVVENSSSRTKGITVGASYLLDNGHIGFSVEHMSSFYGVPGHAHEDEHSDETNVDASEPMDEEIVQGDLQQNRYQISSELQLNTDAISAVNTSFAFTDYKHAEIENGEIGTVFKNKSHEARVELIHQPIAGWRGGFSFHYKASDFEAIGDEAFTPPSKTNSFGIGVIEEQHFGDVLFQLGARIERVEIDVPAIQIGETAFLAMHSEAEHLEADHDAVEGHDLENSLGGIQSSNASFTPISASIGAVWDFTEGYNLGLSYVYAQRAPSSSEIYSFGPHIGTSTYELGAFYDITDDGDVIFQAQDLAVEKSNNIDISLRKFSGEFGFVLNAFYNQVNDYYFAADSGFVVEGEHDETDELVDNMAEEHGDELPVFLFTAVDADLYGFEAQVNWQATASLQLQAQGDLVRTKLNENMGESQYLPRTPPSRVGVSANYVLGDWQAELSLHKYFTQDRVAEFESETKGYTLVDLDINYLTSFNNTDLTFYLKGRNLGDEEARVHTSFLKDLTPVQGRSFIVGIRANF from the coding sequence GTGACCAGCTTACCTAAACCACTCACTTTTCTGTCATTATCTGTTCTATCCACTTTTGCTATTTCAATTCAAGCACAAACCTTATCTGGTGTTGTTCTCGACAAATCAGGGCAAGCTTTAGATGAAGGTAGAGTGCAGATTATGGGAACGAACATAAGCACGCCTATTCTCGCTGATGGTCGGTTTATTTTTGATAATGTAAAACCGGGTAATGTTGAAATTCACGTTGCGAGTTCAAAGCACATACATTCAAAAACAGAACTCACAATCCCTGAATTAGGCCTGTTTGATGTTGAAATTGTAGTTGCCAATTCGAGTATCGAAATATTTGATGTCACAGCGAGTGCTTTTCATGCTTCAACGATAGAGTCCGCAGCACCAGTAAGCGTGATCGCAGGCGATGAGCTTCGCAAAAAACAAGCGTCTACGCTTGGGGATACACTTAAAAATGAAGTCGGTGTGCATTCTACCTTTTACGGTTCGGTTGCGAGTTCGCCAATCATTAGAGGACTAGATGGCCCACGCGTATTGGTCACACAAAATGGTTTAGATTCTGGTGATGCTTCGCGTGTTAGCCCAGATCATGTCGTTGCTACCGATACGTCAACTGCAACACAGATAGAAGTTTTAAGAGGCCCAGCAACACTATTTTATGGTAGTGGCGCGATTGGTGGGGTAGTCAATGTTGTCGACCAGCGTATTCCCGACAATAATGATTGGGAAGGCGAAGTATCAACAGACCGCAATACCAATAACAGTGAAGAAACTTTTTCCGGTTTTATTAAGGGTGGCAAGGACAATATCGCCTTTAATGTACAAGGTTATTATCGCGATGCAGATGACTACCGAATTCCTGGTTACGCAGAAAATGAAGAAGCTCATTCTGAAGATGAAGGTGAGGAGGCGCACAGCGAGCATGAGGGCGAAAAAAAAGGCGTGGTAGAAAATTCCTCTAGCAGAACAAAAGGAATTACTGTTGGCGCTAGCTATTTACTCGACAACGGGCACATTGGATTTTCTGTAGAACATATGTCGAGTTTTTACGGTGTTCCTGGACATGCTCACGAGGATGAGCATAGCGATGAGACCAATGTAGATGCAAGTGAACCCATGGACGAAGAGATCGTTCAAGGTGATCTACAGCAAAATCGCTACCAAATCTCAAGTGAGCTTCAGTTAAATACTGATGCAATAAGTGCAGTTAATACCAGCTTTGCCTTTACAGATTACAAGCATGCCGAAATTGAGAACGGAGAAATAGGCACTGTTTTCAAAAATAAATCTCACGAGGCTCGCGTAGAGCTTATTCACCAGCCGATTGCAGGCTGGCGTGGTGGCTTCAGCTTCCATTACAAAGCCAGTGATTTTGAAGCCATTGGCGACGAAGCATTTACGCCTCCTTCAAAAACTAATAGCTTTGGGATTGGCGTTATAGAGGAACAACACTTTGGTGACGTCCTGTTTCAACTGGGTGCAAGAATTGAACGCGTAGAAATTGATGTACCAGCAATTCAAATCGGCGAAACAGCCTTCTTGGCAATGCATTCAGAAGCAGAGCATTTAGAGGCAGATCATGACGCTGTTGAAGGCCATGACCTTGAAAACTCTCTTGGTGGAATTCAGTCGAGCAATGCTTCATTTACCCCGATAAGTGCTTCTATTGGTGCAGTATGGGACTTTACTGAGGGATATAATCTAGGCTTGTCTTATGTTTACGCTCAACGAGCGCCATCTAGCTCTGAAATATACAGTTTTGGTCCGCACATAGGCACCAGTACTTATGAGCTCGGTGCATTTTACGACATTACTGATGACGGTGACGTGATTTTCCAGGCGCAAGATTTGGCTGTAGAAAAATCGAATAACATCGACATCTCGCTCAGAAAATTTAGTGGAGAATTTGGTTTTGTATTAAATGCATTTTATAACCAAGTGAACGACTATTATTTTGCAGCAGACTCTGGCTTTGTCGTTGAAGGCGAGCATGACGAAACTGATGAGCTGGTGGACAACATGGCAGAAGAACACGGTGATGAATTACCCGTGTTTCTTTTCACCGCTGTTGATGCAGACCTTTACGGGTTTGAAGCTCAAGTTAACTGGCAAGCTACGGCATCGTTACAACTTCAAGCACAGGGTGATTTAGTGCGCACAAAGTTGAATGAAAATATGGGCGAGAGCCAATACTTACCAAGAACACCGCCGTCAAGAGTGGGCGTGAGTGCTAACTATGTTCTGGGTGATTGGCAAGCTGAACTTTCATTGCACAAGTACTTTACACAAGACAGAGTTGCTGAATTTGAAAGCGAAACCAAAGGCTACACCTTAGTGGATCTTGATATTAACTATCTTACATCTTTCAATAATACAGACCTTACGTTTTATTTGAAGGGGCGTAATTTAGGGGATGAAGAGGCACGCGTGCACACTTCCTTCTTAAAAGACCTGACGCCGGTACAAGGTCGTTCGTTTATCGTTGGTATAAGAGCTAATTTTTAA
- a CDS encoding sugar porter family MFS transporter, with translation MSISQPNENILYIVLISCAATIGGFLFGFDSGVINGTYDGLSAAFNTSDLSGGFNIASMLLGCAIGALFAGVLADVLGRKTLLIISSIFFLVSAWGSGVSASSLEFVVYRILGGLAVGAASVMAPAYISEIAPARLRGRLVSIQQIAIIFGLFGAFVSNYALATYAGLSTDILWMGFEAWRWMFWVELLPAALFFLILFLIPESPRYLVLSQQFDKASIVLTKLYGASAAATLVHEIKASIENKDTKPTIVDLIDKASHRVRPIVWVAIGLATFQQLVGINVVFYYGTVLWQAVGYSESDALLINVISASVSIAACLIAVKVIDKAGRKPLLVIGSLGMAITLGLMVFAFMNSEFNTQTNKLVMGEMGMLALIAANAYVFFFNLSWGPVMWVMLGEMFPNKIRGSGLAVAGLAQWATNFAVIMLFPIMLASIGLAGAYGFYTLCAFISIFFVIKYVQETKGRALEDMQG, from the coding sequence ATGAGTATTAGTCAGCCAAACGAAAACATACTGTACATCGTTTTAATAAGCTGTGCGGCAACCATAGGCGGCTTTTTGTTTGGCTTTGACAGCGGTGTTATTAATGGCACTTACGATGGGCTAAGCGCTGCGTTTAATACTTCCGATTTGTCCGGTGGATTTAATATCGCGAGCATGCTCTTAGGCTGCGCTATAGGTGCTCTTTTTGCTGGCGTATTAGCCGACGTTTTAGGTCGTAAAACCTTACTCATTATTTCTTCTATTTTTTTCCTCGTGAGCGCTTGGGGATCAGGCGTGTCCGCCAGTTCATTGGAATTCGTGGTTTACCGTATTCTCGGCGGCTTGGCCGTGGGCGCCGCATCAGTAATGGCGCCAGCCTACATTAGCGAAATAGCTCCGGCGAGGTTGCGCGGTAGATTGGTGTCAATTCAGCAAATTGCAATCATCTTCGGTTTGTTCGGCGCATTCGTGAGTAACTACGCTTTAGCAACATATGCTGGCTTATCAACAGACATTTTGTGGATGGGCTTCGAAGCCTGGCGCTGGATGTTTTGGGTTGAACTGCTGCCTGCGGCCTTGTTCTTTTTGATTCTTTTTCTTATCCCTGAAAGTCCGCGCTATTTGGTGTTGAGCCAACAGTTTGATAAGGCAAGTATTGTGTTAACTAAACTCTATGGCGCTTCTGCGGCAGCAACCTTGGTGCACGAAATCAAGGCTTCAATTGAAAATAAAGATACCAAACCCACTATCGTCGATTTAATTGATAAGGCTAGCCACCGCGTGAGGCCCATTGTGTGGGTTGCAATCGGCTTGGCAACTTTCCAACAACTGGTGGGCATAAACGTCGTTTTTTATTACGGTACTGTACTTTGGCAAGCAGTAGGTTATTCCGAATCGGATGCTCTATTAATTAATGTTATAAGTGCCAGTGTGAGCATTGCGGCTTGCCTTATTGCTGTCAAAGTAATTGATAAAGCCGGTCGCAAACCATTATTGGTTATTGGTTCCCTTGGCATGGCGATAACGCTCGGGCTTATGGTTTTTGCATTCATGAATTCAGAGTTCAATACACAAACCAACAAACTAGTGATGGGTGAGATGGGTATGCTAGCACTAATTGCGGCAAATGCTTATGTGTTCTTTTTCAATTTGAGTTGGGGGCCCGTGATGTGGGTAATGCTCGGTGAAATGTTCCCTAATAAAATTCGCGGCTCTGGCTTAGCCGTTGCTGGCTTAGCGCAATGGGCAACAAACTTCGCAGTTATCATGCTGTTTCCAATAATGTTAGCCAGTATTGGTCTTGCGGGGGCCTACGGCTTTTATACTTTGTGTGCGTTCATTTCTATTTTCTTTGTTATTAAATATGTGCAAGAGACAAAGGGTAGAGCATTAGAAGATATGCAGGGATAG
- a CDS encoding diguanylate cyclase domain-containing protein has product MSSDTITRKPVVLIVDDDITTVKFIAEAIRDQYDVIFTLSAEDCLQKAMAEQKPDLILLDVKMPSVDGFQICEALKKSEETQNIPVIFITSAKHQEDQEKGFEMGAIDYITKPINVKILRARLKAHIRQSIDLKNLEELALTDVLTGVPNRRKFNEAMRSDWKLAVRDKKPISLLMIDIDEFKRFNDHYGHPEGDKCLIAVAKTLKQTVDRPIDMVARIGGEEFVILLPDTDLSGAEFIATKVRQSIHALNFPHSESKVCDFVTLSIGVSSMKPTMQEDPEMLIDAADKALYKAKHDGKDCYRVVTF; this is encoded by the coding sequence ATGAGTTCCGACACTATCACCAGAAAACCTGTTGTACTTATTGTCGATGATGACATCACGACGGTTAAATTTATAGCCGAAGCAATTAGGGACCAATACGATGTCATATTTACGTTGTCGGCAGAGGACTGCCTGCAAAAAGCGATGGCAGAACAAAAGCCGGACTTGATATTGCTTGATGTAAAAATGCCCTCGGTTGATGGCTTTCAAATTTGTGAAGCACTCAAAAAATCTGAAGAAACTCAAAACATTCCGGTCATATTTATCACTAGCGCAAAACATCAAGAAGATCAGGAAAAAGGCTTTGAGATGGGCGCAATTGATTACATAACGAAACCTATCAATGTCAAAATTCTAAGAGCCAGACTAAAGGCACACATTCGTCAATCTATCGATCTAAAGAATTTAGAAGAGCTTGCCCTTACCGACGTGTTGACTGGCGTGCCCAATAGGCGGAAATTTAACGAAGCAATGAGATCCGATTGGAAGCTTGCAGTTCGAGACAAAAAACCAATCTCCCTCCTGATGATAGATATCGATGAGTTCAAACGTTTCAACGACCATTACGGGCATCCTGAAGGTGATAAGTGCCTCATTGCCGTTGCCAAAACCTTAAAACAAACTGTAGACCGCCCTATCGATATGGTTGCACGTATTGGTGGAGAAGAGTTTGTAATTTTACTGCCAGATACCGATTTATCGGGTGCTGAATTTATTGCAACAAAGGTGCGTCAAAGTATCCATGCATTAAACTTCCCTCATTCTGAGTCAAAAGTGTGCGATTTTGTTACGTTGAGTATTGGCGTCAGTTCTATGAAACCTACTATGCAAGAAGATCCTGAGATGTTAATTGATGCTGCAGATAAAGCATTATACAAAGCCAAGCATGATGGAAAAGACTGCTACAGAGTTGTTACTTTTTAA
- a CDS encoding ATP-binding protein gives MGESLESLFRSDYMPHGHCYLWKPEILWLNVISDVMITFAYFSIPIAIYYFVKQRADLQFKGIFILFSLFILFCGITHAISIFVIWHGIYGIHGLAKFATAIVSCITAYKVYQSIPLALKLPTQDSLKAAYEKVNEERIERLKLEGKANEEAMLRESTNIAHVGVFAIDENGKVIIANDAACQIFETSKVEIENIPIQELIEIKKISQKNGKSTWIKPSDLQKLWQLQFDDKIQDKFIHIIYAVTQTGHRVPLSFKLTSNESNDSINTGIAVAFASFQDISEQLRYQQALAESEATTRSIIESLPIGMHVFKKNKNSFILSGYNNAAEKILALDHKQLLHREIEEAFPDIADTEMPRIYKNIAQKGGHWTNQAVDYEHGNIKGVYDVQCFQSVKNTAIVLFEDVTEQIKAKKAIAAKELFIKTAFNASITGVIVYSFESNKIEFVNESFTEITGYSMDVALNMDEAAMANLVHPDDKLHALEHWQALKKLDTDAMAHINYRLKHNSGHWVWCLAKDVVFEKDATGKVVRYMSSFLDISEMKAMQNNLIKLKESAESASAAKSSFLANMSHEIRTPMNAILGLTNVVLRMDLGAKQRDYLSRVEASSQSLLSLLNDILDYSKIEAGKLRINKEVFELNFVIDNCTGLFGFLAEQKGIEFVVSKESSLSKYYLGDPIRLSQIINNLLGNAVKFTSAGKIEMKVSRVVIDDVESLSFKVADSGIGMSQAQAELIFDVFSQADISISRQYGGTGLGLAISRSLTHLLGGNLSFETELDKGSVFEVILPFSPADYADLSNVESNTSTVDFPNDGSAGFDIVEFEDVKALVVEDNMTNQVVAVEFLSQLNIESVCVNNGLEAINAVETDVFDFILMDLQMPVMDGYSASKVIKATPHGKDIPIIAMSAAVSESDIEKVAASGMDRHLPKPFSLLLLFQRLSEFLSHKKSNVRVLPSSQKWDLSKFPKNFNIADAMRKVSDDEALYLKLIQSFADDFDHRASSVYDAFGQGQFAVIQRYAHTIKGLAESMGANDLYEEAKFIEFEYSQDNFIDPAQLFEKVDDAIASIRAVHTTKNHTIQPIVGGGRILALEYLTTLRTDLANSKFVSIDDITKELSAIAEFTDIDFIDRFISALKKLEYKTCVTILDEIEDGMRKSN, from the coding sequence ATGGGCGAATCGTTAGAGTCCTTATTCCGTTCTGACTACATGCCGCATGGTCACTGCTATTTGTGGAAGCCTGAGATTTTGTGGCTGAATGTTATTTCTGACGTTATGATTACCTTTGCTTACTTTTCCATTCCTATTGCTATTTATTATTTCGTGAAACAGAGAGCAGATTTACAGTTCAAAGGTATCTTCATTTTATTCTCGCTGTTTATTTTATTTTGCGGTATTACGCATGCCATTAGTATATTTGTGATTTGGCACGGTATTTATGGGATACATGGGCTTGCGAAGTTTGCCACGGCCATCGTGTCTTGCATTACGGCGTATAAAGTTTATCAGTCAATTCCTCTAGCGCTAAAATTGCCAACCCAAGATAGCCTGAAAGCTGCTTATGAAAAAGTGAATGAGGAAAGGATTGAACGACTCAAACTAGAGGGTAAAGCGAATGAAGAAGCAATGTTGAGGGAGTCAACAAACATTGCTCATGTCGGTGTATTTGCAATTGATGAAAATGGAAAAGTAATCATTGCCAATGATGCTGCTTGTCAGATTTTTGAAACATCAAAGGTGGAAATTGAAAACATACCCATTCAAGAGTTGATTGAAATAAAAAAGATTTCACAAAAAAATGGAAAATCCACCTGGATTAAGCCTTCTGATTTACAAAAATTGTGGCAGTTGCAGTTTGACGACAAAATTCAAGATAAGTTTATTCATATTATTTATGCGGTAACGCAAACTGGGCATAGAGTGCCACTCAGTTTCAAGCTAACGTCGAACGAGAGCAATGACAGCATAAATACGGGAATTGCGGTTGCCTTTGCTTCATTCCAAGATATAAGTGAACAGTTGAGGTATCAACAGGCTTTGGCTGAAAGCGAAGCGACAACCCGCAGTATTATCGAATCACTGCCTATCGGTATGCACGTATTCAAGAAGAATAAGAATAGCTTTATTCTAAGTGGTTATAACAATGCTGCTGAAAAAATACTGGCTCTTGATCATAAGCAACTGTTGCATAGGGAAATTGAGGAAGCTTTTCCCGATATTGCTGATACCGAGATGCCTAGAATTTATAAAAATATCGCACAGAAAGGGGGGCATTGGACCAATCAAGCGGTTGATTATGAACATGGCAATATTAAGGGAGTCTACGATGTTCAGTGTTTCCAAAGTGTTAAAAACACCGCTATCGTGTTGTTTGAGGATGTAACAGAACAGATTAAGGCTAAAAAAGCGATAGCTGCCAAGGAGTTATTCATTAAAACGGCATTCAACGCCTCTATTACCGGCGTTATCGTCTACAGCTTTGAGTCGAATAAAATTGAGTTTGTTAATGAAAGCTTCACCGAGATTACCGGATATAGCATGGATGTTGCGCTTAATATGGATGAGGCGGCTATGGCTAACTTAGTCCATCCGGATGACAAGCTCCATGCCTTAGAACACTGGCAAGCCCTGAAAAAGCTAGACACTGACGCGATGGCGCATATTAACTACCGATTAAAGCATAACAGTGGGCATTGGGTTTGGTGTTTGGCCAAAGACGTTGTGTTTGAAAAAGATGCTACTGGCAAGGTTGTTCGCTATATGAGCAGTTTCTTAGATATTTCCGAAATGAAGGCCATGCAAAACAACCTAATCAAGCTGAAGGAGTCGGCTGAATCGGCCAGCGCTGCAAAAAGTTCATTCTTGGCAAACATGAGTCATGAAATACGCACGCCTATGAATGCAATTTTAGGCTTAACTAACGTAGTCCTGCGCATGGATTTGGGTGCTAAACAGCGTGATTATCTCAGCAGAGTCGAAGCATCTTCGCAGTCCCTTCTCAGCTTGCTAAACGATATTTTAGATTATTCCAAAATTGAAGCAGGCAAATTAAGGATCAATAAAGAGGTTTTTGAACTTAACTTTGTGATCGATAACTGCACCGGCTTATTTGGCTTTTTGGCTGAGCAAAAGGGTATTGAATTTGTGGTCAGTAAAGAAAGTAGCTTGTCAAAATACTATTTAGGCGATCCGATACGCCTCAGTCAGATTATCAATAATTTATTGGGTAACGCGGTTAAATTTACTAGTGCAGGCAAGATAGAAATGAAAGTATCTCGGGTCGTTATAGACGATGTTGAATCACTTAGTTTTAAAGTTGCCGATTCTGGTATTGGTATGTCGCAAGCACAGGCTGAGTTAATCTTTGATGTTTTCTCGCAGGCTGATATTTCTATTAGTCGACAATATGGCGGAACGGGTCTTGGATTGGCAATTAGTCGCTCACTAACACATTTACTGGGCGGTAATTTAAGTTTTGAGACTGAGTTGGACAAGGGAAGTGTATTTGAGGTGATATTACCGTTTTCTCCCGCTGACTATGCAGACTTAAGCAATGTTGAGTCGAACACATCTACAGTTGATTTTCCAAACGATGGCAGTGCAGGGTTCGATATTGTTGAATTTGAGGACGTGAAAGCACTTGTTGTCGAAGATAATATGACAAATCAAGTGGTTGCCGTTGAGTTCTTATCCCAGTTAAATATTGAGTCAGTGTGTGTGAATAATGGTTTAGAAGCAATAAATGCGGTTGAAACGGATGTATTTGATTTTATTTTGATGGACTTACAAATGCCGGTGATGGATGGATATAGTGCAAGTAAAGTCATAAAAGCGACACCACATGGTAAAGACATTCCAATAATTGCAATGTCTGCGGCGGTCTCTGAATCTGACATTGAAAAAGTAGCGGCGTCGGGAATGGATCGTCATCTGCCTAAGCCATTTAGTTTACTCCTTCTGTTTCAAAGACTATCGGAATTTTTAAGCCACAAGAAGTCAAATGTGCGAGTGCTGCCCTCCAGCCAAAAATGGGATTTATCTAAATTTCCGAAAAATTTTAATATTGCCGATGCCATGAGAAAAGTGAGTGATGATGAGGCTCTATACTTAAAGCTTATACAGAGTTTTGCAGACGACTTTGACCATAGAGCTTCAAGTGTTTACGACGCTTTTGGGCAAGGTCAGTTTGCCGTTATTCAGCGCTATGCTCACACCATTAAGGGCTTAGCTGAAAGCATGGGAGCAAATGATTTGTATGAGGAAGCTAAATTTATTGAATTTGAGTATTCGCAGGATAATTTCATCGATCCAGCACAACTATTTGAAAAAGTAGATGACGCTATTGCGTCGATTCGTGCAGTGCACACCACCAAAAATCATACTATACAACCGATTGTCGGTGGTGGCAGAATATTAGCTTTAGAGTACCTAACAACATTGCGAACAGACCTAGCCAACAGTAAGTTTGTTTCGATAGATGACATTACAAAAGAACTATCAGCTATTGCGGAATTCACCGACATTGACTTTATTGACCGCTTTATTAGCGCACTTAAAAAGCTAGAATACAAAACATGTGTCACTATTCTCGACGAAATTGAAGACGGTATGCGTAAATCGAATTAG
- a CDS encoding crotonase/enoyl-CoA hydratase family protein — protein MSSANLNSYSTISISIADEIAHIQLCRPKELNSMIDAFWTELPEAVRHIDEHALVRVIVISSQGKHFSAGMDLSVFQNMGASFNGEPARRAEAFRRHVLKLQDAFNALEEARMPVLVAAQGGIIGGAVDMISACDIRYCTDDAFFCIKETEIGMTADVGTLQRLPHLIPQGLVRELAYTGRNMMSQEALSSGLVNQVYKDQETMLSEVMKIAKMIAGHSPMAVAGCKEMINYTRDHSVSDSLNYIATWQSGMLQMPDVMEAMNAGQQKRKPVFENLLSKKASS, from the coding sequence ATGTCTTCAGCAAATCTGAACAGCTACAGTACTATTTCCATCAGCATTGCAGATGAAATTGCGCATATACAGCTATGCCGTCCAAAAGAACTAAACAGCATGATTGACGCTTTCTGGACTGAGCTTCCCGAAGCGGTAAGGCATATTGACGAGCATGCATTAGTACGCGTTATTGTTATTTCGTCACAGGGAAAACACTTCAGTGCGGGCATGGATTTATCTGTTTTTCAAAATATGGGAGCAAGCTTCAACGGCGAACCCGCTAGAAGAGCAGAAGCGTTTAGACGTCATGTATTGAAACTGCAGGACGCTTTCAACGCATTAGAAGAAGCGAGAATGCCTGTTTTAGTTGCGGCCCAAGGCGGTATCATTGGTGGAGCGGTTGACATGATAAGTGCATGCGATATTCGCTATTGCACTGATGACGCATTCTTTTGTATCAAGGAAACTGAAATTGGCATGACCGCCGACGTCGGCACATTGCAGCGCCTTCCGCACCTCATACCTCAAGGCCTAGTTAGAGAGCTTGCGTATACGGGCAGAAATATGATGAGTCAAGAAGCGCTATCTAGCGGTTTAGTAAACCAAGTGTATAAAGATCAAGAAACCATGCTAAGCGAAGTGATGAAAATTGCAAAAATGATTGCGGGTCACTCTCCAATGGCCGTCGCCGGCTGCAAAGAAATGATTAACTACACTAGAGACCACAGCGTAAGCGATAGCCTTAACTACATAGCCACTTGGCAAAGTGGTATGTTACAAATGCCCGACGTAATGGAGGCCATGAACGCAGGGCAACAAAAGCGTAAACCCGTATTCGAGAACTTACTGTCTAAAAAAGCAAGTTCGTAA
- a CDS encoding alpha/beta hydrolase-fold protein: MNKIISVGFIPFLALCLVSAVTHGSTVQTADSSGNLKQGISVDVTSAQPISSHGRLYLVFSPSDKEEPRFYSAWPTSNVEPLFAKDIKGFTANETLSFSEGLAGFPYKTLDAIPHKKWFVQAVYDTDFLDSRINSPLNFYSNVAEINVDDKSKQALTLNLNQQIGEEALPEEERFLKFDKMPSELLSKFWQNDMFLKVGVILPKTYFDNPNATFPVVYDIGGYHARYTRAKNLYENKAFKDFWFSDDAPQMVMVFLDGEAPLGDSYQIDSANNGPYGEANMRELMPYLTEKYRLIDNGSSRFTTGCSTGGWVSLAMQLFYPDEFNGAWSYSADGVDFRYFQLVDIYNDKNAFINEHGNERPSYRSKDGEIIFSIQREIMMENAIGRKNSFAFSGGQWGGWNAVFGPKQENGEPSAIWDPTTGEIDKKVAKAWEAYDLRAFTEKNWSSLGPKLAGKLHIWMGDMDNFYLNNAMNLYQDMLEKQDAPKSDAKFRWERNVGHCDYERVPMLKLTLQQMQERLNNDSSYD, translated from the coding sequence ATGAATAAAATTATATCGGTGGGTTTCATTCCATTTTTGGCTTTATGCCTCGTAAGTGCTGTTACTCATGGCTCCACTGTTCAGACTGCGGACAGCTCTGGTAATCTCAAACAAGGCATCAGTGTTGACGTGACAAGTGCGCAGCCGATTTCGTCTCATGGCCGACTTTATCTCGTCTTTTCTCCTTCTGATAAAGAGGAGCCCAGATTTTATAGTGCCTGGCCTACTAGCAATGTTGAGCCTCTTTTTGCTAAAGACATCAAGGGCTTTACGGCCAATGAAACCCTAAGCTTCTCTGAAGGGCTTGCTGGCTTTCCTTACAAGACATTAGATGCAATACCTCATAAGAAATGGTTTGTGCAAGCGGTTTACGATACTGATTTTTTGGACTCTAGAATCAATTCACCCTTAAATTTCTACTCAAACGTTGCAGAAATAAATGTTGATGATAAAAGTAAGCAAGCACTTACCCTTAATTTAAATCAACAGATTGGTGAAGAAGCGTTACCAGAAGAAGAGCGATTTCTGAAGTTCGACAAAATGCCGAGTGAACTTTTGTCTAAATTCTGGCAAAACGATATGTTTTTGAAAGTCGGGGTTATTCTGCCAAAAACCTATTTCGATAATCCAAACGCTACGTTTCCGGTAGTTTATGATATTGGTGGCTACCACGCTCGCTATACTCGCGCTAAGAATCTATATGAAAATAAGGCTTTTAAAGACTTCTGGTTTAGCGATGATGCTCCGCAGATGGTCATGGTATTTTTAGATGGCGAGGCGCCACTAGGCGATAGTTATCAAATAGACTCTGCAAATAATGGACCCTATGGTGAGGCAAATATGCGAGAGTTAATGCCTTATTTAACTGAGAAATATCGCTTAATTGATAACGGAAGTTCTCGCTTCACAACCGGTTGTTCAACAGGTGGTTGGGTAAGTTTGGCTATGCAGTTGTTTTACCCAGACGAGTTTAATGGTGCTTGGTCCTACAGCGCAGATGGCGTAGATTTTCGTTACTTTCAGTTGGTGGACATCTACAATGACAAAAATGCGTTTATCAACGAGCATGGGAATGAACGACCTTCCTATCGGAGTAAAGATGGGGAAATAATTTTCAGCATTCAACGTGAAATCATGATGGAAAATGCTATTGGGAGAAAAAATTCGTTCGCATTTAGCGGTGGTCAATGGGGTGGTTGGAACGCTGTATTTGGTCCGAAGCAGGAAAATGGCGAACCTTCGGCAATATGGGATCCCACAACGGGCGAAATTGACAAGAAGGTAGCGAAAGCTTGGGAAGCGTATGATTTACGCGCATTTACCGAAAAAAATTGGTCTTCACTTGGACCAAAATTAGCGGGGAAACTACATATTTGGATGGGAGATATGGACAACTTCTATTTGAATAATGCGATGAACCTTTATCAAGACATGCTCGAAAAGCAAGATGCACCAAAGTCTGATGCTAAATTCAGATGGGAAAGAAACGTCGGGCACTGTGACTATGAAAGAGTGCCGATGCTGAAGCTTACCTTGCAACAAATGCAAGAAAGACTCAATAATGACTCAAGCTACGATTAA